Below is a window of Lacrimispora xylanolytica DNA.
TATTTGATAATGGAATTAAAGGAATGGTTCAGGATATCAGAAGAGAAGATATCGGATGCATCCTCTTTGGTTCTGACCGCGAAGTAAAAGAAGGTTCTAAAGTAACAAGAACCAAAAAACGTGCAGGTATTCCGGTAGGTGATAAGTTCGTAGGAAGAGTTGTAAACTCTCTTGGAGCTCCTATCGATGGAAAGGGTGAAATCGTTTCTGACGATTACCGTCCTATTGAAAATGAAGCACCTGGCATCGTTGACCGTAAGAGCGTATCCGTTCCTATGGAAACAGGTATTCTTGCCATTGACTCCATGTTCCCTATCGGACGTGGACAGCGTGAGCTTATCATCGGCGACCGTCAGACTGGTAAGACTTCCATCGCTATTGATGCGATTTTAAACCAGAAGGGCAAAGATGTGATCTGTGTTTACGTTGCAATCGGACAGAAGGCTTCTACCGTTGCAAAGCTTGTTAACACTTTATCACATTACGGCGCTCTGGAATATACCATCGTGGTAAATTCTTCAGCAAGCGAACCGGCACCCCTTCAATACATTGCACCTTATTCCGGAACTGCTCTTGCAGAGTACTTCATGCATAAGGGAAAAGATGTACTGATCGTTTATGATGATTTATCCAAGCACGCAGTGGCTTACCGTTCCCTGTCACTGCTTTTAGAGCGTTCTCCCGGACGTGAGGCATATCCTGGTGACGTTTTCTATCTCCATTCCAGACTGCTGGAGCGTTCCAGCCGCTTAAAGGATGAACTTGGAGGAGGTTCCATTACCGCTCTTCCAATTATTGAAACTCAGGCAGGAGACGTATCTGCCTACATTCCAACCAATGTTATCTCCATTACTGACGGACAGATATTCCTGGAGAGTGATCTTTTCTTCTCCGGTATGAGACCGGCTGTTAACGTTGGTCTTTCCGTATCCCGAGTTGGTGGTGCGGCTCAGACTAAGGCGATGAAAAAGGCAGCAGGAAGCATTCGTATCGATCTGGCTCAGTGTCGTGAGATGGAAGTATTCACTCAGTTCAGTTCTGATCTGGATGCAGCGACCAAGGAGCAGATCCAATACGGTAGAGGACTGACAGAGCTGTTAAAGCAGCCTTTATGTCATCCATTAAGCCTTCATGACCAGGTAATCAGCCTGCTTGTTGCGAACAATCGTCTTCTTGTTGATGTTGAAGTTTCAAAGATCAAGGCATTCCAGAGAGATATGCTTGACTACTTTGAAAATGCACATCCGGAGATTGTCAAGGAGATTGAAGAGACGAAGGCCATCTCTGATGAGCTGAAGCAGAAGATCCTTGACACAGCGGTTGAATTTAAACAGAAACGGGTGTAAGATATGGCAAATGCGAGAGAGATACAAAGCAGGATAAACAGTATTAAAAGCACCATGAAAATTACCAATGCGATGTATACCATTTCCTCGTCAAAGCTTAAAAGGGCAAGGAAAGCCCTGACTGATACGGAGCCTTATTTTTATGCACTGCAGAGCACCATCGCAAGAATTATCAGACATACACCGGATATTAATGATCCGTATCTGGATACCCGGCCGGAGATCAAGAAAGAAGACCGTAAGATCGGATACATCGTGGTTACGGCTGATAAGGGACTTGCGGGTGCTTATAATCATAATGTATTTAAACTGGCCCAGGAGCAGATTGACAAGGGTGGTAATCCCATGCTGTTCGTCGTAGGTGAATTGGGGCATCAGTATTTTGTTAAAAAGGGAATACCAGTGGAACAGGATTTCCGGTATACCGTACAGAAGCCTAACATGAGCCGGGCCAGAATCATTGAAGAAAAGATCGTGGATTATTTCCTGTCTGGAAAACTTGATGAGGTGTATATGATTTACACCAGAATGGCCAATGCGATGAAGATGGAGGCAGAGGTGCAGCAGCTTCTTCCTATTCCTAAAAAGCAGATCACCCGAAATGTACCGCTTAATGTACATTTGGAGGAGGTCACCATGTACCCGTCACCTCAGGCAGTGATTGATACCATTGTGCCCAATTATATCGCAGGTTTCATCTACGGCGGTCTGGTGGAATCCTATTCCAGTGAGCAGAATTCCAGAATGATGGCAATGCAGGCTGCAACAAACAGTGCTCAGGATATGTTAAGCGAGCTGGCGATCACTTATAACCGTGTCCGTCAGGCAGCGATCACTCAGGAGATCACTGAGGTAATCAGCGGGGCAAAAGCCCAGAAAAAGAAAGCGAAGAAAGCGTAGCTTCATCGTGTTTTCAATAAATTGAGAGAGGAGGAGTCCTCACGACTGTGAGTAACAGATTATGAATAAAGGTAAGATCGTTCAGGTCCTTGGACCTGTAGTAGACGTTGAGTTTTTAGAGGGCAGTGAGCTTCCGGCTATTAAGGATGCCCTTGAGGTATACAATGAAGGCAGACGCTTAGTTATGGAGGTTGCTCAGCATATGGGCAACAGCACAGTCCGTTGTATTATGCTGGCATCCAGCGAAGGACTGAGCAGAGAGATGGAAGTAACTGCTACCGGAGAAGGAATTAAGGTTCCGGTTGGTGAGAAGACTCTTGGACGTTTGTTTAACGTACTTGGTGAAACCATTGATAATGGAGAGGAAATCTCCGATGCACCCCAATGGGTCATTCACAGAGATCCCCCAGCATTTGAGGAACAGAGTCCGGTTGCAGAAATCCTGGAAACAGGTATTAAGGTAATTGACCTTTTAGCTCCTTATGCTAAGGGTGGAAAGGTTGGTCTGTTCGGCGGTGCCGGTGTTGGTAAGACAGTTCTTATCCAGGAGCTGATTCACAACATTGCTACTGAACACGGCGGATATTCCATCTTCACCGGTGTTGGAGAGCGTTCCCGTGAGGGTAATGACCTTTGGACCGAAATGGGTGAGTCCGGTGTTATTTCAAAGACTGCTCTGGTGTTCGGTCAGATGAACGAGCCGCCGGGAGCACGTATGAGAGTTGCAGAATCAGGCCTTACCATGGCGGAGTATTTCCGTGATGAAGAGCATAAGGACGTGTTATTATTCATTGATAACA
It encodes the following:
- the atpG gene encoding ATP synthase F1 subunit gamma, producing MANAREIQSRINSIKSTMKITNAMYTISSSKLKRARKALTDTEPYFYALQSTIARIIRHTPDINDPYLDTRPEIKKEDRKIGYIVVTADKGLAGAYNHNVFKLAQEQIDKGGNPMLFVVGELGHQYFVKKGIPVEQDFRYTVQKPNMSRARIIEEKIVDYFLSGKLDEVYMIYTRMANAMKMEAEVQQLLPIPKKQITRNVPLNVHLEEVTMYPSPQAVIDTIVPNYIAGFIYGGLVESYSSEQNSRMMAMQAATNSAQDMLSELAITYNRVRQAAITQEITEVISGAKAQKKKAKKA
- the atpD gene encoding F0F1 ATP synthase subunit beta, with product MNKGKIVQVLGPVVDVEFLEGSELPAIKDALEVYNEGRRLVMEVAQHMGNSTVRCIMLASSEGLSREMEVTATGEGIKVPVGEKTLGRLFNVLGETIDNGEEISDAPQWVIHRDPPAFEEQSPVAEILETGIKVIDLLAPYAKGGKVGLFGGAGVGKTVLIQELIHNIATEHGGYSIFTGVGERSREGNDLWTEMGESGVISKTALVFGQMNEPPGARMRVAESGLTMAEYFRDEEHKDVLLFIDNIFRFTQAGSEVSALLGRMPSAVGYQPTLATEMGELQERITSTRNGSVTSVQAVYVPADDLTDPAPATTFAHLDATTVLSRKIVEQGIYPAVDPLESNSRILEPDVVGEEHYEVARKVQELLQKYKELQDIIAILGMEELGDDDKTTVYRARKIQKFLSQPFSVAENFTGVTGKYVPLKETVRGFKAIVDGEMDQYPEAAFFNVGTIDEVIEKARKLEA
- the atpA gene encoding F0F1 ATP synthase subunit alpha, producing the protein MASINSDEIISILRSEIADYDAHARDQEVGTVISVGDGIATVYGIDHAMYGEIVVFDNGIKGMVQDIRREDIGCILFGSDREVKEGSKVTRTKKRAGIPVGDKFVGRVVNSLGAPIDGKGEIVSDDYRPIENEAPGIVDRKSVSVPMETGILAIDSMFPIGRGQRELIIGDRQTGKTSIAIDAILNQKGKDVICVYVAIGQKASTVAKLVNTLSHYGALEYTIVVNSSASEPAPLQYIAPYSGTALAEYFMHKGKDVLIVYDDLSKHAVAYRSLSLLLERSPGREAYPGDVFYLHSRLLERSSRLKDELGGGSITALPIIETQAGDVSAYIPTNVISITDGQIFLESDLFFSGMRPAVNVGLSVSRVGGAAQTKAMKKAAGSIRIDLAQCREMEVFTQFSSDLDAATKEQIQYGRGLTELLKQPLCHPLSLHDQVISLLVANNRLLVDVEVSKIKAFQRDMLDYFENAHPEIVKEIEETKAISDELKQKILDTAVEFKQKRV